The stretch of DNA GATATGCCTCAGGTAAGGCAAGCAACTCTTAAGGGCGTAGAAATAATGGTTGTGTTGGGTTTCTCATTGAGAGTTGGGTTGGTAGAAGGTTGGGCTAGATTGGCTTGGGTTTCCCATTGAGAGTTAGGTTGGTTGAAGGTTgagttgggttgggttgggtttaATTTCTCATTGAGAGTTGGGTCGGTTGAAGGTTGAGTTGGGTTTCGCATTGAGAGTTGGGTTGGTAGGCGGTTGGGTTGGGATGAGTTGGGTTGAGTTTCTCATTGAGAGTTGGCTTGGTTGAAGGTTgagttgggttgggttgggttgggttgagTTTCTCATTTAGAGTTGGATTGGTAAAAGGTTGANNNNNNNNNNGTTGGGTTGGGTTGAGTTTCTCATTGAGAGTTGGGTTGGTTGAAGGTTGAGTTGGGTTTCGCATTGAGAGTTGGGTTGGTAgagggttgggttgggttgaGTTTCTCATTGAGAGTTGGGTTGGTTGAAGGTTGAATTCGGTTTCCCATTGAGCGTTGGATTGGTTGaaggttgggttgggttgggtttcCCAGTGAGGGCAACCAGTTAGAGAAGCCTACTCTGGCTCAGTCCAGGTCTACATTTGTTCTTCGGTCCCTCACCTCCGCCATGTTTCCCTCTGTCCCTCTTTGCACACAGCCTTGGTCTCCTTGCTGAACCCGTGTCCCAGTTCGGAGTCCTGCAGCGAGGACCGCGCCAACTGCACCGACCCCAGTTACCCTTCTTGCCGGGACAGCCACACCTTCAGCACCTTCCTCCTTGACCTCTTCAAGCTGACCATCGGCATGGGGGACCTGGAGATGATCGAAAATGCCAAGTACCCGGGGGTCTTTGTCATCCTCCTGGTCACCTACATCATCCTCACCTTCGTCTTGCTGCTCAA from Sceloporus undulatus isolate JIND9_A2432 ecotype Alabama unplaced genomic scaffold, SceUnd_v1.1 scaffold_12911, whole genome shotgun sequence encodes:
- the LOC121918473 gene encoding transient receptor potential cation channel subfamily V member 4-like → MHLKQALVSFLQMRDLTLQPFFLFLKILFKDLFRFLLVYVLFMIGYASALVSLLNPCPSSESCSEDRANCTDPSYPSCRDSHTFSTFLLDLFKLTIGMGDLEMIENAKYPGVFVILLVTYIILTFVLLLNMLIALMGETVGQVSKESKQIWKLQVRTSVPPCPPSSRD